A window from Moritella yayanosii encodes these proteins:
- the gspL gene encoding type II secretion system protein GspL yields the protein MSEQLVVRLGSESRQAIHWLVWSTVEREIIASGILTSAEDLIELKSRAGGRPIIALVPSCDITFKKVELPGRSNKQLLNALPYMLEPELSSDIDKLHFAVLEKVANTVSVAVIAHAKMQQWQTWLADAELVCEQYIPDVLTLPYSKAHWSAIELDGQWLIRQTPTQGLCIESELLAFVLAATEDPEDEGVSNKPTVMSYSPLDALDALALDNWQQGQIELPMKLCAEGAIACRYNLLQGQYKVVHEDNVAFKLWRGTAIAASLAMVMILVNQFVTLNKLEQQQSALDNEIRQVYKTVFKPKKMRLNTRLVKKQMQSRLNDLRGGGDNAGFLVMLSQLTPAFKQLPGIQPISVRYDTKQATLRLQASAADFQVFDKLKSSLSIQFDVVQGTLSQRNGRVQGTLDIKGKK from the coding sequence ATGAGCGAGCAGTTAGTAGTTAGGCTTGGCAGTGAAAGTCGACAAGCAATACATTGGTTAGTATGGTCAACAGTCGAACGCGAGATTATTGCGTCCGGTATTTTGACCAGTGCAGAAGATCTTATTGAACTTAAATCACGAGCTGGTGGCCGGCCGATCATCGCATTAGTGCCTAGTTGTGATATCACGTTTAAAAAGGTGGAGCTACCAGGGCGTAGTAATAAACAGTTACTCAATGCACTGCCCTATATGTTAGAACCAGAATTGAGCAGTGATATTGATAAATTACATTTTGCTGTTTTAGAAAAAGTAGCTAATACAGTTTCGGTTGCCGTTATTGCACACGCCAAGATGCAACAGTGGCAAACTTGGTTAGCAGATGCTGAATTAGTCTGTGAGCAATACATTCCTGATGTTTTAACATTACCCTACAGTAAAGCACATTGGAGTGCGATCGAACTCGATGGACAATGGTTAATTAGGCAGACGCCAACGCAAGGGTTATGTATTGAAAGTGAGTTGTTAGCGTTCGTATTAGCTGCCACTGAGGATCCAGAGGATGAAGGTGTCAGTAACAAACCAACAGTGATGAGTTACTCCCCTCTTGATGCTCTTGATGCTCTTGCGTTAGATAACTGGCAGCAAGGTCAGATTGAACTGCCAATGAAGTTGTGTGCCGAGGGGGCGATTGCCTGTCGCTATAATTTATTACAAGGTCAGTATAAAGTTGTACATGAAGATAATGTGGCATTTAAATTATGGCGCGGTACGGCTATCGCTGCAAGCTTGGCAATGGTGATGATATTGGTGAATCAATTTGTCACCTTAAATAAATTAGAGCAACAACAATCGGCGTTAGATAACGAGATTAGGCAAGTGTATAAAACGGTGTTTAAGCCGAAAAAAATGCGCTTGAATACGCGTTTAGTTAAAAAACAAATGCAGAGTCGATTAAATGATTTACGGGGTGGTGGCGATAACGCGGGCTTCTTAGTGATGCTGAGTCAGTTAACTCCGGCCTTTAAACAGTTACCGGGTATTCAGCCTATTTCTGTTCGCTATGATACCAAGCAAGCGACATTACGATTACAAGCAAGTGCGGCAGATTTTCAAGTGTTTGATAAACTTAAATCATCATTATCAATACAATTTGATGTTGTCCAAGGGACGTTAAGTCAGCGAAATGGTCGAGTTCAGGGGACGCTTGATATTAAGGGTAAAAAATGA
- the gspF gene encoding type II secretion system inner membrane protein GspF — protein sequence MPAFSYLAIDQKGKKKKGVVEADGPKQARSLLREKGLTPLEVEMSAVAENKKAAGLFSFKRGISTADMALLTRQLSTLIAASLPLEESLKAVAEQSELPRIQNMILAVRSRVVEGHTLAESFAEFPHAFDDLYCSMVASGEKSGHLDKVLNRLADYTEQRQKMASQLTQAMIYPVMLTLVAIGVVSLLLTSVVPKVVGQFQHMGQELPQITQILIALSDFVSDYGLAVVVIIVLAIIGVKRLLLKPQYRLAFDERLLKVPVIGKISRGVNTARFARTLSILNASAVPLLESMSIAGQVLTNMHARKLVEAATSRVREGTSLRAALTETKLFPPMMLHMIASGEQSGELGPMLERAADNQDSQFEAQVAMALGIFQPLLVVSMSFVVLFIVMAILQPILSLNQMVAG from the coding sequence ATGCCTGCATTTTCTTATTTAGCGATTGATCAAAAAGGTAAAAAGAAAAAAGGGGTAGTGGAAGCCGACGGGCCCAAGCAAGCGCGTAGTTTATTGCGCGAGAAAGGCTTAACTCCCCTAGAAGTGGAAATGTCTGCCGTGGCTGAAAATAAAAAAGCGGCAGGGTTGTTTTCATTTAAACGCGGTATTAGTACGGCTGATATGGCGCTATTAACCCGTCAGTTGTCCACCTTAATTGCTGCTTCGCTACCGTTAGAAGAATCATTAAAAGCGGTGGCAGAACAAAGTGAACTACCGCGTATTCAGAATATGATCTTAGCCGTGCGTAGCCGCGTTGTTGAAGGGCATACACTAGCGGAAAGTTTTGCTGAGTTTCCGCATGCCTTTGACGATCTGTATTGTTCGATGGTGGCCTCCGGCGAAAAGTCGGGTCATTTAGATAAAGTACTTAATCGCTTGGCTGATTATACCGAACAGCGCCAAAAAATGGCCAGTCAACTCACACAAGCGATGATTTATCCGGTGATGTTAACGCTGGTGGCTATTGGTGTGGTGTCATTACTGTTAACCAGTGTTGTGCCTAAAGTGGTTGGTCAATTCCAACATATGGGACAAGAGTTACCACAAATCACGCAAATACTGATCGCGTTATCTGATTTTGTCAGTGATTATGGCTTGGCTGTCGTCGTCATTATTGTACTGGCCATTATCGGTGTGAAGCGGCTGTTATTGAAACCGCAGTATCGTTTGGCATTTGATGAACGATTATTAAAAGTACCTGTCATTGGTAAGATAAGTCGTGGCGTTAATACGGCGCGTTTTGCGCGTACGTTAAGTATTTTGAATGCCAGTGCAGTACCCCTACTGGAAAGTATGTCGATTGCAGGGCAGGTATTAACTAATATGCATGCGCGTAAATTAGTGGAAGCCGCGACGAGTCGTGTGCGAGAAGGGACCAGTTTAAGAGCGGCATTAACGGAAACAAAATTATTTCCGCCAATGATGCTGCACATGATCGCCAGTGGTGAACAAAGTGGTGAATTAGGTCCGATGTTAGAGCGTGCTGCAGATAACCAAGATTCGCAGTTTGAAGCGCAAGTTGCGATGGCCTTAGGCATTTTTCAACCCTTGCTGGTGGTGAGTATGTCGTTTGTTGTATTATTTATCGTGATGGCAATTCTTCAACCAATTTTGTCTTTAAACCAGATGGTTGCAGGTTAG
- a CDS encoding sodium-dependent transporter: protein MSTISTTIESPKRGQFSSKFGFIMAAAGSAVGVGNIWGFPTQAASNGGGAFLLVYLVLIFMLGYPMLIAELMIGRHGQTNPANALSKLAKTKSVKLIGITIGLAAIVTSALIFSFYGILSGWFISNTLAPIAEMMGATTTASWLVDMSLSRNVVFTVIFAILTILVIQQGVQDGIEKWSKRLMPLLFLMLIAAMLYIVTQPGAELGLRALLIPDFSRIMDRDVLIAALGQTFFSLSLGSGCMMVYGSYLNKKENIAKLAAQVTLMDTAVAFVAGMVVLPAMYVAAHNGVEIFAADGSLLSSDTLVFTVLPALFATMGAAQYPVSVLFFALLFVAALTSAIGMMESPTSYLTERTSMTRKKAACIVGTIVTSLSLVIVFNFSTLFGFVITLTTQYAQPLISLGVAVFAGWVWSRKGLMAEIREQEGVTEHSLFWKIWPVYVKFVCPVLVLILVFTSFQ from the coding sequence ATGTCGACCATCAGCACAACAATAGAGTCACCTAAGCGCGGTCAGTTTAGTTCGAAATTTGGTTTCATCATGGCAGCAGCTGGGTCAGCTGTTGGTGTAGGTAATATTTGGGGATTCCCAACTCAAGCAGCCAGTAACGGCGGCGGTGCTTTTTTACTGGTGTATCTTGTACTGATCTTTATGCTTGGTTATCCAATGCTAATTGCAGAGTTAATGATCGGTCGTCACGGACAAACAAATCCAGCGAATGCCTTAAGTAAACTTGCCAAGACCAAAAGTGTGAAGCTAATTGGTATTACAATTGGTCTTGCAGCGATTGTTACCTCTGCACTTATTTTCTCTTTCTATGGTATTTTATCGGGTTGGTTTATCAGTAACACACTGGCACCGATTGCTGAAATGATGGGGGCGACAACAACAGCAAGCTGGTTAGTTGATATGTCACTATCACGTAACGTAGTATTTACTGTGATATTCGCCATTCTCACGATCTTAGTGATCCAACAAGGTGTGCAAGACGGTATCGAAAAATGGTCGAAACGTTTAATGCCACTTCTGTTTTTAATGCTGATTGCAGCAATGCTTTATATTGTCACTCAACCTGGCGCAGAATTAGGACTACGGGCATTACTTATCCCAGATTTTAGCCGCATTATGGATCGTGACGTACTGATTGCGGCACTCGGTCAAACATTTTTCTCACTATCATTAGGCAGTGGTTGCATGATGGTATACGGCTCTTACTTAAACAAAAAAGAAAATATTGCTAAATTAGCCGCGCAAGTAACCTTGATGGATACCGCTGTCGCATTTGTTGCCGGTATGGTGGTCCTTCCGGCAATGTATGTCGCTGCGCATAATGGGGTTGAGATCTTCGCAGCTGACGGCAGCCTACTGAGTTCAGATACCCTCGTATTTACGGTATTACCGGCATTATTTGCAACGATGGGCGCAGCACAATACCCAGTATCCGTCCTATTCTTTGCGTTGTTATTTGTGGCAGCATTAACGTCGGCAATTGGTATGATGGAGTCACCCACTAGCTACCTTACAGAGCGTACGTCAATGACGCGCAAGAAAGCAGCCTGTATCGTCGGTACTATCGTCACAAGCCTAAGCTTAGTGATTGTCTTTAACTTCTCAACACTGTTTGGTTTTGTTATTACGCTAACAACACAATACGCACAACCACTTATTAGTTTAGGTGTAGCGGTCTTCGCAGGTTGGGTTTGGAGTCGTAAAGGCCTAATGGCAGAAATCAGAGAGCAAGAAGGTGTCACAGAGCACTCTCTCTTCTGGAAGATCTGGCCTGTGTACGTGAAGTTTGTTTGCCCAGTATTAGTACTCATCCTGGTATTCACATCATTCCAATAG
- the gspI gene encoding type II secretion system minor pseudopilin GspI, with the protein MKSRSGHSMLFKQAGMTLLEVMVAMAVFATAGLAVMKVATENLSSLAYLEEKTFANWVAANTLTELKLANTIPGKSWRQGESELAGRIWYWRYKAEATDSSDFVEVTVEVATDKKYESTVSHLLTYVVR; encoded by the coding sequence ATGAAATCACGTTCGGGCCACTCGATGCTTTTTAAACAAGCGGGTATGACGTTACTCGAAGTCATGGTTGCGATGGCGGTATTTGCCACTGCTGGTCTGGCCGTGATGAAAGTCGCGACCGAAAATCTCAGCAGCTTGGCCTATTTGGAAGAAAAAACATTTGCCAATTGGGTGGCTGCCAATACGTTAACAGAATTAAAACTAGCCAACACGATACCGGGAAAATCATGGCGACAAGGTGAATCTGAATTAGCCGGACGCATCTGGTATTGGCGTTATAAAGCAGAAGCGACAGACAGCAGTGACTTTGTTGAGGTCACTGTCGAAGTCGCGACAGATAAGAAATATGAATCAACCGTTAGTCACTTACTTACCTATGTGGTGCGTTAA
- the cysQ gene encoding 3'(2'),5'-bisphosphate nucleotidase CysQ, producing MQIMTLIPELKKIARATGAVIYDIYQSGEFEQEIKLDHTPVTSADIAAHKYLLKQLALLTPDIPILSEEDCDIATAERQSWDTYWLLDPLDGTQEFISRSGDFATIIALVHKNKPVLGMIYAPKDDFLYWAVDGEGAYKETSEGEVQIFSHTCPQPLTNLNVVVSRVQNPANIRKLVADDIDLALQSLGSASLKGCLVAEGKADCYIRFGITGEWDTAGTQCIVAEAGGAILDLNLNPLSYNQRDTLKNPDFIVLGDRNLTWSEILTG from the coding sequence ATGCAAATAATGACCTTAATTCCAGAGTTAAAAAAAATTGCCCGCGCCACAGGTGCAGTTATTTATGATATTTATCAGTCGGGCGAGTTTGAACAAGAAATTAAACTCGATCATACCCCAGTCACCAGTGCTGATATAGCGGCTCATAAATACTTATTAAAACAACTCGCGCTGCTGACTCCGGATATTCCGATCTTGTCTGAAGAAGACTGTGATATAGCAACCGCTGAGCGTCAATCTTGGGATACTTATTGGTTATTAGACCCGCTAGATGGCACCCAAGAGTTTATCTCTCGAAGTGGTGATTTTGCAACGATTATAGCTTTAGTACATAAGAACAAACCTGTATTAGGGATGATTTATGCGCCTAAAGATGATTTTTTATATTGGGCTGTGGATGGTGAGGGCGCATACAAAGAAACATCAGAAGGTGAAGTTCAGATATTCAGTCATACCTGCCCACAACCTTTAACGAATTTAAATGTCGTTGTGAGCCGTGTTCAGAACCCTGCTAATATCCGTAAACTGGTCGCGGATGATATTGACTTAGCATTACAGTCTCTGGGTTCTGCGAGTTTAAAAGGCTGCTTGGTTGCAGAAGGTAAAGCGGATTGTTATATACGCTTCGGTATTACTGGTGAGTGGGATACTGCGGGTACACAATGTATCGTCGCAGAAGCCGGCGGTGCTATTCTTGATTTGAATTTAAACCCACTGTCTTATAATCAGCGTGATACTTTAAAGAATCCAGACTTTATTGTACTCGGAGACCGTAATTTGACATGGTCTGAGATCTTAACGGGCTAA
- the nudE gene encoding ADP compounds hydrolase NudE: MTHQKPEILRTSIVAESRLFKIESVALRFSNGVERTYERMKGGGYGAVMMVPIDADDNLILIREYAVGTENYELGFPKGAIDKDETALTAANRELMEEVGVGAKKLTLLKEVNLAPSYFSARMQIYLAQDLYPESCEGDEPEPLEIIKWPLARANELLDNDEITESRAICALLLALKQLDK, translated from the coding sequence ATGACACATCAAAAACCTGAAATATTACGCACTAGTATTGTTGCTGAAAGTCGATTATTTAAAATCGAGTCTGTCGCATTGCGTTTTTCGAATGGCGTTGAACGTACTTACGAAAGAATGAAGGGTGGTGGTTACGGCGCGGTGATGATGGTACCTATCGATGCTGACGATAATCTTATTTTGATCCGTGAATATGCAGTGGGTACTGAAAACTATGAACTGGGTTTCCCCAAAGGGGCGATCGATAAAGATGAAACGGCACTGACCGCCGCGAATCGAGAATTGATGGAAGAGGTTGGCGTTGGGGCCAAAAAATTAACCTTACTGAAAGAAGTTAATTTGGCGCCGAGCTATTTCTCTGCGCGAATGCAGATTTATCTCGCACAAGATCTGTATCCTGAATCATGTGAAGGTGATGAGCCTGAGCCGCTCGAAATTATAAAGTGGCCACTAGCGAGGGCAAATGAGCTTCTTGATAATGATGAGATCACAGAATCTCGTGCTATTTGTGCATTATTACTTGCTCTAAAACAATTAGATAAGTAA
- a CDS encoding type II secretion system protein N: MRNKLIGLCFVIVTYGFFLVGTLPATLALSYVSLPANVMITQVDGTVWQGEAKRISFNNIDVEDIRWDTSVLALLTGSAQVYVEFGRGKNSLRGRGELGYSSAGVYVQDFTATASSEWLVRASNVPLPVTTMGNVKLTIAEMRQGQPWCAQLDGQLNWSNAAIESLLGNVEIDSAVAILTCDNGAIVANIKQSSTQLKISGIAKLENNGKYSLSAVLVPSNELPQSIRSNLRYVGKENAKGEYKVHYAGRI; this comes from the coding sequence ATGAGAAATAAACTAATAGGACTATGTTTTGTTATCGTTACTTATGGTTTTTTTCTTGTCGGCACATTACCGGCCACATTGGCATTATCCTATGTATCATTACCCGCTAATGTAATGATAACTCAAGTCGACGGTACAGTGTGGCAAGGCGAAGCTAAGCGGATATCATTCAATAATATTGACGTTGAAGATATCCGCTGGGACACATCTGTGCTCGCGTTGTTAACGGGGTCGGCACAAGTCTATGTGGAATTCGGACGTGGCAAAAATAGTTTACGTGGGCGTGGTGAATTAGGTTATTCAAGTGCTGGTGTTTATGTACAAGATTTTACCGCGACAGCAAGTTCTGAATGGCTCGTCAGGGCAAGTAATGTGCCATTACCGGTGACGACGATGGGAAACGTTAAGTTAACGATTGCAGAGATGCGGCAAGGACAACCTTGGTGTGCACAACTTGATGGTCAGTTAAATTGGTCTAATGCGGCTATTGAGTCATTATTGGGTAACGTTGAAATTGATTCTGCGGTAGCAATTTTAACCTGCGATAATGGTGCCATTGTTGCTAATATCAAACAGAGTTCTACTCAGCTTAAAATATCCGGTATCGCTAAGTTAGAAAATAACGGCAAATACAGTCTATCTGCAGTACTGGTACCAAGTAATGAATTACCGCAATCAATACGCAGCAATCTACGTTATGTGGGCAAAGAAAATGCCAAGGGCGAGTATAAGGTCCATTACGCTGGGCGAATATAA
- the gspH gene encoding type II secretion system minor pseudopilin GspH: MQDRTHQESGFTLLEIMLVIFLMGMMVTGVVMTMNTAGPDRQLKQEAARFIGVLELAEEEALLSSIEMGIVIEEQHYQFVYLDDNDKWSAFDDSKFFARKELKEDMLLSLELAGLTAQGSLFGDHKLFADDSLFEDNAGLFERDDKQARIEPDIFIYSSGEITDFTLTFTYMDADLGDSSIKVQFDEYGDLMINSTMDGF; the protein is encoded by the coding sequence ATGCAAGATCGTACTCATCAAGAATCTGGTTTTACACTATTAGAGATAATGTTAGTGATATTCTTAATGGGTATGATGGTCACGGGTGTAGTCATGACGATGAACACTGCTGGTCCCGATCGACAGCTCAAGCAAGAAGCCGCTCGTTTTATTGGCGTATTAGAACTTGCCGAAGAAGAAGCGTTACTCAGTAGTATCGAGATGGGGATCGTTATTGAAGAGCAGCACTATCAATTTGTGTATTTGGATGACAATGATAAATGGTCAGCATTCGATGACTCTAAGTTTTTTGCTAGGAAAGAATTGAAAGAGGACATGCTGCTTTCTCTGGAACTTGCTGGATTAACCGCGCAAGGGAGCTTGTTCGGTGATCATAAGCTGTTTGCTGATGATAGTTTGTTTGAGGATAACGCTGGGTTATTTGAACGGGATGATAAACAAGCACGCATCGAACCCGATATTTTTATTTATTCAAGCGGTGAAATTACTGATTTTACGTTGACGTTTACCTATATGGATGCCGATCTTGGCGATAGTAGTATCAAAGTTCAGTTTGATGAATACGGTGACTTAATGATTAATTCGACGATGGATGGATTTTGA
- the gspJ gene encoding type II secretion system minor pseudopilin GspJ, translating to MTRQPTIKQRGFTLIEMMIAIAIFALLSLGAYQVLQGVLRSDEISRDRGDALKQLQRAMVIVERDFQQMNARHNRSDDELTAMPLQAGKFMFDSDDDGIAFTRSGWRNPLSQLPRSSLQRVIYRVKDAHLERLSYVYLDPSIGEEPKRKLILANVEAMTFEFYHENKWAETWTNKTALPDGVKVTFTLKRFGKIERIFLLPKATVDSDSSNDEDEK from the coding sequence ATGACTCGACAACCTACCATCAAGCAACGTGGCTTTACGCTGATCGAGATGATGATTGCCATCGCCATCTTTGCACTGCTCAGTCTTGGGGCTTACCAAGTATTGCAAGGTGTGTTGCGCAGCGATGAGATCTCGAGAGATCGCGGTGATGCACTAAAGCAACTGCAACGGGCTATGGTTATTGTAGAGCGTGATTTTCAACAAATGAATGCCCGTCATAATCGCAGTGATGACGAACTGACGGCAATGCCATTACAAGCTGGAAAATTTATGTTCGACAGTGATGACGACGGTATTGCTTTTACACGCAGTGGTTGGCGTAATCCCTTATCACAGCTACCACGCTCTTCATTACAACGGGTAATATACCGAGTTAAAGATGCGCACTTAGAGCGGTTAAGTTATGTCTATTTAGACCCCTCGATCGGTGAAGAGCCGAAGAGAAAGTTAATTTTAGCCAATGTCGAAGCCATGACATTTGAGTTTTACCACGAGAATAAATGGGCTGAGACCTGGACCAATAAAACGGCATTACCTGATGGCGTAAAAGTAACGTTCACATTAAAGCGGTTTGGTAAAATTGAACGTATATTTTTATTACCTAAAGCCACAGTGGATAGTGATAGTAGTAATGACGAGGACGAAAAATAA
- the gspG gene encoding type II secretion system major pseudopilin GspG yields the protein MNNKKRNMSGFTLLEIMVVIVILGVLASMVIPNLLGNKEKADRQKVVSDIVALENAMDMYKLDNSRYPTTEQGLDALVTEPDVDPEPRDYRTGGYIKRLPQDPWGNEYLLVSPGENGQVDIYSIGLDGEEGSDDDIGNWNMHEK from the coding sequence ATGAATAATAAAAAACGGAATATGTCAGGTTTTACCCTGTTAGAGATCATGGTCGTTATTGTGATCTTAGGGGTACTTGCATCAATGGTTATCCCTAATTTATTAGGTAATAAAGAAAAAGCGGATCGTCAAAAAGTAGTATCAGATATCGTCGCGTTAGAAAATGCGATGGATATGTATAAGTTAGACAACAGCCGTTATCCAACAACAGAACAAGGTTTGGATGCATTAGTTACAGAGCCTGATGTCGATCCTGAACCAAGAGATTACCGGACTGGTGGTTATATCAAACGTCTACCGCAAGACCCTTGGGGTAATGAGTATCTGTTAGTGAGCCCAGGTGAAAATGGTCAAGTTGATATATATTCTATTGGTTTAGACGGTGAAGAAGGTTCTGATGACGACATTGGTAACTGGAACATGCATGAGAAATAA
- the gspK gene encoding type II secretion system minor pseudopilin GspK, whose translation MKNASKQRGIALLTVLLILAVMVIIASNMSSRLQLELRRTSNIIMHQQALWYAYGAEALVEKGLKQALKDDDTINLDQYWAIEGMVYPVENGQIGGQVFDMQACFNVNAVTGEDKEGQAPLAVRQFRNLLEQLELDAYEAEQLSDALRDWIDADTNIVSSYGVEDAYYESLDYPYQAGNQRLLNISELRAIKGFNQVIYRKLRPYLCALPTASLKINVNTIAVDKPEVLAGLFTGKLSLDVAKTILAQRPNSGWETTADFWALATLTGLEMSATEKSVVDVKSSYFIALLQAEFAGATIKVESVFKAESKDAVYVIRRQFGGAQ comes from the coding sequence ATGAAGAATGCCTCTAAACAGCGCGGAATTGCACTGCTGACAGTGTTACTCATTCTTGCTGTTATGGTGATCATTGCCAGTAATATGTCGTCGCGATTACAGTTGGAATTACGTCGTACCAGTAACATTATTATGCATCAACAAGCCTTGTGGTATGCCTATGGTGCTGAAGCCTTGGTTGAGAAAGGCTTAAAGCAAGCATTAAAAGACGATGATACCATCAATTTAGATCAATATTGGGCCATCGAAGGTATGGTGTACCCGGTTGAGAATGGTCAGATTGGTGGTCAGGTCTTTGATATGCAAGCCTGCTTTAATGTCAATGCGGTAACTGGTGAAGACAAAGAAGGTCAGGCCCCATTAGCTGTACGTCAGTTTCGAAACCTGCTTGAACAGCTAGAGTTAGATGCCTATGAAGCAGAGCAATTGAGTGACGCATTACGCGATTGGATTGATGCGGATACTAACATCGTGTCGAGTTACGGTGTTGAAGATGCTTATTATGAGTCGCTTGATTATCCCTATCAAGCAGGTAACCAACGATTGTTAAACATCAGTGAATTACGGGCGATAAAAGGGTTCAACCAAGTTATTTACCGCAAGCTTCGGCCTTATCTTTGTGCGTTACCAACGGCGAGCTTAAAGATTAACGTGAATACCATTGCCGTAGATAAGCCGGAAGTATTAGCGGGATTATTTACCGGGAAACTCTCATTAGATGTCGCTAAAACAATATTGGCACAACGACCGAATAGTGGCTGGGAAACAACAGCAGATTTTTGGGCATTAGCCACATTGACAGGACTTGAAATGAGTGCGACAGAAAAAAGTGTCGTTGATGTAAAAAGTAGCTATTTTATTGCACTATTACAGGCCGAATTTGCTGGTGCCACCATTAAGGTTGAATCGGTATTTAAAGCGGAAAGCAAAGATGCAGTTTATGTCATTCGTCGGCAATTCGGAGGAGCTCAATGA
- the gspM gene encoding type II secretion system protein GspM, with translation MKAYWQQLEQKEKQLISILIVTLVLAAGYWLLWQPLQNDIINTQRKVNVQKQTLADVKTIGQKIIDLQGSQGKRVEAGDLNQLVSRSAARNQIVITRIQAKTDTLQVWIDDVNFNQFTAWLEQLNKQYGIEIQNIDLSVSDAKGMVKVRRLQLGTRP, from the coding sequence ATGAAGGCATATTGGCAACAATTAGAGCAAAAAGAAAAACAGCTCATCAGTATATTAATCGTCACTTTGGTGCTTGCCGCTGGTTATTGGTTACTTTGGCAACCGTTACAAAATGACATTATTAATACCCAGCGAAAAGTGAATGTACAAAAGCAAACGCTGGCTGATGTGAAGACTATTGGGCAAAAGATCATAGACCTACAGGGCAGCCAAGGTAAGCGTGTTGAAGCTGGTGATCTAAACCAATTAGTGAGTCGTAGCGCTGCACGTAATCAGATCGTGATCACGCGTATCCAAGCAAAAACAGATACCCTGCAGGTATGGATTGATGATGTTAACTTTAACCAATTCACCGCTTGGTTAGAACAATTAAACAAACAATATGGTATTGAGATCCAAAATATCGATTTGAGTGTTTCGGACGCTAAAGGTATGGTTAAAGTACGTAGATTACAGTTAGGAACGAGACCATGA